TGATCACTCTCGGTCCCGCGGTCGGCGACCCTGCCACCCCGTCCGGTGGCCGAGGCCTGACAGGTCTCCGGGAGCGGGTGCGAATGCTCGGCGGGGACCTGGTTTTCGGCGGCCTGCCCGACGACGGCGGCTTCCGCGTCCGGGCCATGATTCCGGGGAGCCCCGCATGACCGAGCCGATCCGGGTGCTGATCTGCGAGGACCAGGAACTGGTACGCACCGGGTACGTCACCATCTTCTCCGCGCAGCCCGACATCGTGGTCGTCGGCGAGGCGGCCGACGGCCGCGCGGCGGTGGAGGCCGCACGGCGGCTGCGCCCCGACGTGATCGTGATGGACGTCCGCATGCCCGTTCTGGACGGCATCGAGGCGACCCGCCAGCTGACCGGTCCCGGCGTCGAGACACCGGTGAAGGTGCTGGTCGTCACCACGTTCAACGTCGACGAGTACGTGTACGAGGCACTGCGCGCCGGCGCCAGCGGGTTCCTCCTCAAGGACACGCCGCCGGCGCGGCTGGTCGACGGCGTCCGCACGATCGCCCGTGGCGACTCCCTGCTGGACCCCGCGGTCACCCGAAACCTGATCGGCCACTTCGCCGAACGGCTCCGCCCCACCGACACCTCCCGCCCCGAACGAGAAGCCGTCGTGCGGGCACTGACTCCCCGCGAGCTGGAGGTGCTCGAACACCTGGCCGCCGGCCTGTCCAACGCCGAAATCGCCGCGGAACTGGTCATCTCCACCGAGACGGTGAAGACCTACGTGTCCCGAATCCTCACCAAACTCGACCTGCGGGACCGCGTGCAAGCAGTCGTCCTCGCCTATCGGACCGGCCTGGTGTCCAACACGGGCTGACACCCGCCACCTCTCGGGCACGCGTCCTCGGCGGCCCCGGTCCGCACTGCCCGTGCCGGGACGGCCCGCCCTGGCCGAGTGCCGTCCGACGAGTCGGGGACACTGGAGGGATGAGCGACAACCGACCCCCGTCCGCGCTGACCATCGCCGGTTCCGACTCCGGTGGGGCCGCCGGGCTCGAAGCCGACCTGCGCACCTTCCTCACGTGCGGGGTGCACGGGCTCGTGGCGGTCACGGCGGTGACGGTGCAGAACACGCTCGGTGTGCACGACCGCTCGGACATCCCACCCCGGATCGTCGCGGGCCAGATCGAGGCCGTCGCCGCCGACATGGGCGTCGACGCGGCCAAGACCGGGATGCTCGCCTCGGCCGAGATCATCGAGGCGGTCGCGGCGGCATGCGAACAGGCGGGCATCGGGGGCGACGCGGGGATTCCGTTCGTCGTCGACCCGGTCGCGGCGTCCATGCACGGACATCCGCTGTTCGACGACGCGGGGCTCGCCGCACTGCGGGAGCTGCTCCTGCCGATGGCTACGGTGGTGACACCGAACCTGGACGAGGTGCGCCTGCTCACCGGCATCGAGGTCACTCGCAGGGAGCAGATGCGGGACGCCGCCGTGGCGCTGCGGGAGCTCGGGCCGCGGTTCGTGCTCGTGAAGTCCGGGCACCTCATCGACGACCCCGAGTGTGTGGACCTGTTGTTCGACGGCACGGTGTTCACCGAACTGCCGGGCCCACGCCACGACACGCCGCACACCCACGGCGCAGGTGACGCGATGGCCTCCGCGTTGACCTCGGGGCTGGCGCGAGGCATGAGCGTGCAGGAGGCCGCCAGATTCGGCAAGTGGTACGTCTCGAACGCCGTCCGCCACTCGTACCCGATGGGCGCGAAGGTCGGCCCCGTCTCCGCGTTCTGGCGTGTCGCCGAGGAGGAACGCGACTAGCCGCCGGTCAGTCGCGGGACCGTTCGTCCTCGCCCAACAGCGCCTCCAACGCGGGGACGCAGGCGGCGAGCGCCTTCCGGTGTTCGGGGGAAAGCCGCTCGATACGGGCGCTCAACTCCTGGACACGGGTCGCACGCACCTCGGACAGCAAACGCTTCCCCTCAGGGGTGAGCGCCACCAGCCATGCCCTGCGGTCGACCGGATCGGGCTCGCGGTGCACGTAGCCGCTGTCGACGAGTGCCGACACGATGCGCGACATCGTGGCCGCCGCGACGCCCTCCCGCGCCGCGAGGTCGCCCAACCGCATCCGACCGCAGGCCCCGAGCGTGGACATGGCCGAGATCGCTCCGTGTCCCGGCCCGGACGGGCGGGCCTGCCTCAGCGAACGCGACAGCCGTCCGATGATGAGGAACAGTCTGGCGGGTACGTCGGACGGCTCGGTCGGCTCGGTCACGTCGGGCTCCTTCTGTTCGCGCCTGGCCGGAATCGTCGAACACCTTACGGCCGAAAAGCGCGACATTTCGAACACCCCTCGCCGAAGGGATCTCGAACACGCCTCATCGGGGAGGGCTGGAGGCCTGCGCCCAGAACCTCTTCGGAATCCGCCCCGCCCGCCGGGCGAGCCTGCCCGCGATCACGGCCTCCCGCATGGCACGCGCCATCCGCTCGGGGTCCTGCGCCCGCGTGACCGCCGTCGACAACAGCACGCCGTCGCAGCCCAACTCCATGGCCAGCGCCGCGTCGGAGGCCGTGCCAATGCCCGCGTCGAGGATGATCGGCACCCCCGCCCTGGCCACGATCAACTCGATGTTGTGCGGATTGCGGATGCCGAGCCCCGTGCCGATGGGCGAGCCCAACGGCATCACGGCCGCGCACCCGGCCTCCTCCAGTCGCAGGGCCAGCACGGGATCGTCGTTGGTGTAGGCCAACACGGTGAACCCGTCGGCGACCAGGCGTTCGGCGGCCTCCAGGGTTTCCACCGGGTCGGGCAGCAACGTCCGGTCGTCGGCGTGGACCTCCAGCTTCACCAGGTCGGTGCCGAGTGCCTCGCGCGCGAGCTGCGCGGTGAGCACGGCTTCGGCCGCGTTGCGGCACCCCGCGGTGTTGGGCAGCAACCCGATTCCCAGTCGCCGGAGCAGGTCCAGCACACCGGAACCGCCCTCGGTGTCGGCCCGCCGCATGGCGACGGTGGTCAGTTCCGTTCCCGACGCGACGAGCGCGCGTTCCAGCACGCTCAGGTTGCTCGCCCCGCCCGTGCCGAGGAGCAGCCGGGAGGTGAACTTGTGGCCGTTGACGACGAGCTGGTCGTCCTCGCCGGTGACCGCGACCGGCGTACCGGAGTCGGTGGACGTACTCATCTCAGCCTCCCTGCACTGCGGTGAGGATCTCCACCGACGCCCCGTCGGCGACCACCGTCTCCGCCCAGTCCGCGCGACGGACCACCTCGCCGTTCACCGCAACGGCGACGCCCCTGGCAACGGCGGACACCGCGGCCAACACCTCGGCGACCGTGCTGCCGTCGGGCAGTTGCCGGCTCTCACCGTTGACGAACACCCGCATCGACGCGCTCCTCACTCGTGTTCCTGTCCGCTCGTGCCTTCTCCGTGCCGTTGGGTGCCGCCTCCCCCGCCAGCCAGGCCAGCACGGCGTCGGCCGTGACGGGTGCCAGCAGCAGGCCGTTGCGGTGATGTCCCGTCGCCGCGTACACGCCGTCGCGAAGCGGCCCCAGATACGGCACGTTGTCGTCGCTTCCCGCGCGGAGTCCGGCCGTGGTCTCGATCAGCTCGTACTCGGCCACGCTCGGAAACACGCGCTCGGCCGCCTCCAGCAACTCCCGGACCCCGCGCGCCCGCACTCCGGTGTCGAAACCGGCTTCGTACTGTGTCGCTCCGACCACGAGGGAGGAATCATCCCTCGGCACCAGGTACACTGGGCGGCCCTCCACCACGGCGCGAACCGTGTGCCGGGGAGGCGGCAGGGTGCCCCGGCGCGCCCGCAACCGCAGGATCTCCCCCTTCAACGGGCGCACGGCCGTCGCGAGTTCGGGATGGAGGCGGCCGCTGTGGGCGCCGGCGGAGAGCACCACGGCGTCGAACCGACGTGTCCCGGATTCCGTGGTGACGGAATCGCCGGTCAAGCTCACGGCGGGCTCGGCGACGAACTCGGCCCCGCGCTCCCTCGCCGCCGACAGCAGCGAGCGCAGCAACCGACGGTTGTCGACGAACACGTCCCCCGGCACGAGCAACCCCGACCGTACCGATCCCAGCCCCGGCTCGGTACGACGCAGCTCCCTGCCGGTGACGAGCGTGGCCCGCCTGCCGATCCCGGTCAGGTACCGGGCGAGAATGTCCAGCTGGTCGGCGTCGGCGTGGTCGAAGGCAGCCACGATCGTGCCGTTCGTGGACAGCCCGCAGTCGAACCCCTGCTCCCGCAACGCGGCCGCGAAGTCCGGCCAGCGGCGCAGCGACTCCTCCCCCAGCTCCAGCGCGGCTTCCTCACCCGGCCACGCCTCCGCGACGGGCGCGAGCATACCGCCCGCCACCCACGAGGCACCGCCGCGCGCGGGCACGGGGTCGAAGACGGTGACGCGGTACCCGGCGGAGGCCGCCTTCCAGGCGACGGCGAGGCCGATGACACCGGCCCCGACGACCGCGAGGTCTGCCTTCACGAACGATCACGCTCCCTGCGCCGGCATGACCCGGATCAGGTTCCACGGTCGGAGCACTCGCTCCCTCTCAGCCCTTCGCGGGCTCCCGTGCGGACGCCCGCCAGCCTACCCCGCCCGAACGGCACGGTCGTACTACGGTGGGCGGCATGCCCGGTCTCGACGGTGATCAGATCAGGAAACGCCTCGACGAGGCACGGCTCTACCTGTGCACGGACGCCCGCGCCCACCGTGGCGATCTCGCCGAGTTCGTGGACGCCGCGCTCTCCGGCGGCGTGGACATCGTGCAGTTGCGCGACAAGACCGGCGGCGCTCCCCTCGAAGCGGCGCGGGAGATCGAGGCCTTGGAGGTCCTTGCCGAGGCCTGCGCCCGCCACGGCGCGCTGCTCGCCGTCAACGACCGCGCCGACGTGGCACTCGCCGTCGAGGCCGACGTACTGCATCTCGGACAGGAGGACCTGCCGGTGGCCGTCGCCCGACGGATCGTCGGGGAGACCCCCGTGATCGGCCGCTCCACCCACTCGCCGGAGCAGGCGCGGGCCGCGGCCACCGAACCCGGCGTCGACTACTTCTGCGTTGGCCCCTGCTGGCCCACGCCCACCAAGCCCGGAAGGCCCGCTGCCGGTCTCGACCTCGTGCGCACCGTGTCCTCCGAGTTCGAGACCACGCGGCCGTGGTTCGCCATCGGCGGCATCGACGAGACGCGACTGGACGAGGTGGTGGCGGCGGGAGCTCGCCGGATCGTCGTGGTGCGGGCCATCACCGAGGCCGACGACCCGGCGGCAGCCGCGCGGGCCCTGCGCGAGAGCCTCACGCGCGCGGCCTGAGGACCACTCACTCCCGCGACGGCTCCCGGTCCTCGTCGAGCTCCTCCGACTGGGTCGGTTGCGCGGGCTCGGTGGGCTGCTCGCTCACCGACGTGCTCTCGTCGGGCCGGGTCGTCTCGGGCGTCTCGGACACCTCCGACTCCTCGGTGGGCGCGGTCTCGTTCCGGGGCTCCTCGCCGTCCCTTTCGAGGCCGGGCTCGGCGTCCGGCTCCGAGGTCGGCGTGACGGAGGTGTCCTCCTCGTCCCGCTGTCGCACGTCCTCGGCGTCACCGCCCCGCGGCGCCCGGTGGTCCCCACCGATCCCGTCGTTGCCTCGGACGATGCTGCTGACCGTGGTGGACCCGTCTCCCGACAGCGCCTTGCCGGTGACGCCCTCGTAGCCGGTCACGACGAGCATGCAGATGACGAACGCCAACGCGCTCGTGGCCGCCAGCACCGGTCCCCTGCGCCGCCACCACTGCCGCCGAGCCCTGGCGTTCTCGACGGCGCCGGACGAGGCCAACACGCGCGTGCGTTCCATGGCCGCCAGGTACTCGTCCAGCTGCTGCTGCGTGGGCGCCGGGAGGTACACGGTCCGGTCGGGGTCCATCTCCGCGCCGTGGCGGGCCCCCCTGCCGCGACGGCCCGTCATCATCCGAGCCGCCTTCTTGGTCCGCTCCAGCGACCTCATGAACAGCTCGCTGCCCACCGTCGTCACCACGCTGAGCAGTCCGGCACCGACCACCGTGCCGTACACGCCCAGGGTGGAGCACAGGAACGCCGCCACCACCGCGGCCAGCGCGGCGGCGACCACCTGGGCGGGCGAGAGCCCCGACTTCTCCGACTTCCGGGTATCGTCTCCGACCTTCGCTCTGTCGTCGCTCATGCCTCTCGATCCGCTCGCACTCCCATATCCCTCCAACGAGACAATCGTTCGAGCGACTCCCGGCGTTGCCGGACGTGAGCACGATTACGTGCCGTCAGCACCTCGTGGCGCGGACGGAGTGTCTACAGTGGCCTAGCGCGACGAATTGGTCACGGACGGGTCAGCGTCGTGACGAACTTGTACCGGTCGCCCCGATAGATCGAGCGCACGTACTCGACCGGTTTGCCGTCGGAGGCGAACGTCTGCCGCGACAGCAACAGCACCGGCATACCGACGTCGGCGCCGAGCAGGTCCGCCTCCTGCGGGCCGGCCAACGAGGTCTCGATGGTCTGCTCCGCCCGATCCAGCTCCACGCCGTAGCGGTCGCGCAACGCCTCGTACAACGAACCGCCGGACGCAACGTGCCTGCGCAGCCCTCGGAACCGCGACGACGGCAGGTGCGTGGTTTCCAGGGCCATGGGCTCACCGTCGGCGAGCCGGAGCCTGCGCAACCGCAACACCTTGGCGCCGGTACGAATGCCGAGCAGCCTCGGCAGCTCACCCTCGGCCGGGATCTCGTCGATCTCCAACACCCGCGACGACGGTTCCCTGCCCTGCGCCCGGATGTCCTCGGTGTAGGAGGACAACTCCAACCGCTGGGCCAGCTTGGGTTCCGCGGCGAACGTGCCCTTGCCCTGCACCCGGTGCAACCGCCCCTCGGCCGTCAGATCGGCGAGCGCCTGCCGGACCGTGGTCCTGGAGACGGTGAACTCCGACGCCAGGGCCCGCTCCGTCGGAATGGCCGCTCCGGCGGGCAAGGACTCCAACAAGTCGAGCAGGTGTTGCTTGAGCGCCCAGTACTTCGGCTCCCGATGCGCTCGTGTGCCGGAAAGCGTCTCCACCATTGCCGACTCCCTCACTAAGGACACCTACCCCCTCACCCCAGAACGTACCCTTCGGATAGTACGTTGAACGTGGTCATTATTGGTCTAGACCGGTGAGGCGCACGGCCGCTGTGACCGGCTCGGGTGAAAGCGGGGTGAGACCGTGGACAACGCCGGTGAAGGCAAGTACATGGCCGCCGAGGTGGCACAGCAACCGGACGTGCTCGCGGGGTTGGTCCGGGCACGTTCCGACATCGCCGAGGCCGCCGCGCGGATCGCGAGGCGACGGCCCCGATTCGCCCTGCTGGCGGCCAGGGGATCGAGCGACCACGCCGCCATCTACGCCAAGTACCTCATCGAGGTGCTGCTGGGGCTACCCGCGGGGCTCGTGTCGCCGTCGACCACGACGCTGTACCACGCCGAGCAGGACCTCACCGACGTCCTGCTGGTCTCCATCAGTCAGAGCGGTGGCTCCTACGACCTGCTGGAGGTCACGCAGGCGGCCCGCTCGCGCGGCGCGCTGACCGTGGCCGTCACCAACACCCCGTCGTCGCCGCTCACCGAGGCTGCGGAGCTGTCGGTGGACGTCCGCGCGGGCACCGAGCGCGCGGTGGCCGCCACCAAGACCTATTCCGCGACGCTGCTGGCCCTGTACCTGTTGGTGGACGCGGTCCGCGGGGGCAAGGCGGAGGAGGTCGCGGGGATCGGCGAGTTGGCCTCACGCACCCTCACCGAGTCGGCGGAGGAGGTCGAACGGGCCGTCGAGCGGTACCGGTTCGCCGACCGCATCCTGACCACGGCCCGTGGCTACTCGTACGCCACCGCGCTCGAAGGCTCGCTGAAACTCGCCGAGACGAGTTACCTCTCCACCCGCGCCTACAGCGGCGCCGACCTCCTGCACGGTCCCGTCGCGGCCGTCGACTCCGAGACCGCCGTCCTGGGCATCACCAGCATCGGCCGAGGAGGCACCGCGATGTTCGACGTGCTCGACACGGTGTCGCAGCGCGGCGCGGACGTGTTGTGCGTGGGCTCCGCGGCGCGTTCGGTGCCGTCCGCGGCACTGACCGTCACCGTCCCCGAAACCGCCGAGGAGGTCGCTCCGATCCTGGAGGTGCTGCCCGTCCAACGGCTGGCGTTGGGGCTCGCGCTCGCGCGCGGTCTCGACCCCGACGCCCCTCGGGGGCTGCGCAAGGTGACGAAGACCCGATGAGACTCGCGATCGGAGTGGACGCGGGAGGCACGTCCACGCGCGCCTGGGTCGTCGACGACACGGGCCGAGTGCGCGGCACCGGCACGGCGGGTGGAGCGAACCCGAACTCCCACCCACCGGAGGCCGCGGCGCGGGCGATGGTCGAAGCGATCACCACAGCCATGAGCGGCTCCGACCCGGCCGAGGTCCGAGCGTGGGTGATCGGCATGGCGGGGCGCAGCAAGCTCACCGACCCGCGGATCGCCGCCGTGTTCGAACGCGAGTGGGCCGGTCTCGGGTTCGTCCGAGCCGGGCGGCCTCGGCTGGTCTCCGACGCGGTGGCCGCGTTCGTGTCGGCGACACCCGAACCCGACGGCACAGTGCTCGTGGCGGGCACGGGCTCCATCGCGGGCCGCATCCGCGACCGCGAGATGGTCTCCACCGTCGGCGGCTACGGCTGGCTGCTCGGCGACGAAGGGTCGGGTTTCTGGCTCGGCAGGCAGGCCGTACGGACCGCGCTCGACGTGTTGAACGGCAACCACCCACCGTCGTCGCTGGCCGACGCCGTGCTCGCCGAGGCGGGCATCGAGAAACGCTCTCCCGACGCCGCGTTCCACCTGATCACCGCCGTCAACGCGGAGCCGCCCGTGCGGCTGGCCCGCTACGCGCC
The window above is part of the Saccharomonospora glauca K62 genome. Proteins encoded here:
- a CDS encoding response regulator — its product is MTEPIRVLICEDQELVRTGYVTIFSAQPDIVVVGEAADGRAAVEAARRLRPDVIVMDVRMPVLDGIEATRQLTGPGVETPVKVLVVTTFNVDEYVYEALRAGASGFLLKDTPPARLVDGVRTIARGDSLLDPAVTRNLIGHFAERLRPTDTSRPEREAVVRALTPRELEVLEHLAAGLSNAEIAAELVISTETVKTYVSRILTKLDLRDRVQAVVLAYRTGLVSNTG
- the thiD gene encoding bifunctional hydroxymethylpyrimidine kinase/phosphomethylpyrimidine kinase, producing MSDNRPPSALTIAGSDSGGAAGLEADLRTFLTCGVHGLVAVTAVTVQNTLGVHDRSDIPPRIVAGQIEAVAADMGVDAAKTGMLASAEIIEAVAAACEQAGIGGDAGIPFVVDPVAASMHGHPLFDDAGLAALRELLLPMATVVTPNLDEVRLLTGIEVTRREQMRDAAVALRELGPRFVLVKSGHLIDDPECVDLLFDGTVFTELPGPRHDTPHTHGAGDAMASALTSGLARGMSVQEAARFGKWYVSNAVRHSYPMGAKVGPVSAFWRVAEEERD
- a CDS encoding MarR family winged helix-turn-helix transcriptional regulator, whose product is MTEPTEPSDVPARLFLIIGRLSRSLRQARPSGPGHGAISAMSTLGACGRMRLGDLAAREGVAAATMSRIVSALVDSGYVHREPDPVDRRAWLVALTPEGKRLLSEVRATRVQELSARIERLSPEHRKALAACVPALEALLGEDERSRD
- the thiG gene encoding thiazole synthase (functions in thiamine (vitamin B1) biosynthesis; in Bacillus subtilis this enzyme catalyzes the formation of thiazole from dehydroxyglycine and 1-deoxy-D-xylulose-5-phosphate and ThiS-thiocarboxylate), which gives rise to MSTSTDSGTPVAVTGEDDQLVVNGHKFTSRLLLGTGGASNLSVLERALVASGTELTTVAMRRADTEGGSGVLDLLRRLGIGLLPNTAGCRNAAEAVLTAQLAREALGTDLVKLEVHADDRTLLPDPVETLEAAERLVADGFTVLAYTNDDPVLALRLEEAGCAAVMPLGSPIGTGLGIRNPHNIELIVARAGVPIILDAGIGTASDAALAMELGCDGVLLSTAVTRAQDPERMARAMREAVIAGRLARRAGRIPKRFWAQASSPPR
- the thiS gene encoding sulfur carrier protein ThiS, whose protein sequence is MRVFVNGESRQLPDGSTVAEVLAAVSAVARGVAVAVNGEVVRRADWAETVVADGASVEILTAVQGG
- the thiO gene encoding glycine oxidase ThiO, which gives rise to MKADLAVVGAGVIGLAVAWKAASAGYRVTVFDPVPARGGASWVAGGMLAPVAEAWPGEEAALELGEESLRRWPDFAAALREQGFDCGLSTNGTIVAAFDHADADQLDILARYLTGIGRRATLVTGRELRRTEPGLGSVRSGLLVPGDVFVDNRRLLRSLLSAARERGAEFVAEPAVSLTGDSVTTESGTRRFDAVVLSAGAHSGRLHPELATAVRPLKGEILRLRARRGTLPPPRHTVRAVVEGRPVYLVPRDDSSLVVGATQYEAGFDTGVRARGVRELLEAAERVFPSVAEYELIETTAGLRAGSDDNVPYLGPLRDGVYAATGHHRNGLLLAPVTADAVLAWLAGEAAPNGTEKARADRNTSEERVDAGVRQR
- the thiE gene encoding thiamine phosphate synthase, with the protein product MPGLDGDQIRKRLDEARLYLCTDARAHRGDLAEFVDAALSGGVDIVQLRDKTGGAPLEAAREIEALEVLAEACARHGALLAVNDRADVALAVEADVLHLGQEDLPVAVARRIVGETPVIGRSTHSPEQARAAATEPGVDYFCVGPCWPTPTKPGRPAAGLDLVRTVSSEFETTRPWFAIGGIDETRLDEVVAAGARRIVVVRAITEADDPAAAARALRESLTRAA
- a CDS encoding GntR family transcriptional regulator, with product MVETLSGTRAHREPKYWALKQHLLDLLESLPAGAAIPTERALASEFTVSRTTVRQALADLTAEGRLHRVQGKGTFAAEPKLAQRLELSSYTEDIRAQGREPSSRVLEIDEIPAEGELPRLLGIRTGAKVLRLRRLRLADGEPMALETTHLPSSRFRGLRRHVASGGSLYEALRDRYGVELDRAEQTIETSLAGPQEADLLGADVGMPVLLLSRQTFASDGKPVEYVRSIYRGDRYKFVTTLTRP
- a CDS encoding SIS domain-containing protein produces the protein MAAEVAQQPDVLAGLVRARSDIAEAAARIARRRPRFALLAARGSSDHAAIYAKYLIEVLLGLPAGLVSPSTTTLYHAEQDLTDVLLVSISQSGGSYDLLEVTQAARSRGALTVAVTNTPSSPLTEAAELSVDVRAGTERAVAATKTYSATLLALYLLVDAVRGGKAEEVAGIGELASRTLTESAEEVERAVERYRFADRILTTARGYSYATALEGSLKLAETSYLSTRAYSGADLLHGPVAAVDSETAVLGITSIGRGGTAMFDVLDTVSQRGADVLCVGSAARSVPSAALTVTVPETAEEVAPILEVLPVQRLALGLALARGLDPDAPRGLRKVTKTR
- a CDS encoding N-acetylglucosamine kinase, which encodes MRLAIGVDAGGTSTRAWVVDDTGRVRGTGTAGGANPNSHPPEAAARAMVEAITTAMSGSDPAEVRAWVIGMAGRSKLTDPRIAAVFEREWAGLGFVRAGRPRLVSDAVAAFVSATPEPDGTVLVAGTGSIAGRIRDREMVSTVGGYGWLLGDEGSGFWLGRQAVRTALDVLNGNHPPSSLADAVLAEAGIEKRSPDAAFHLITAVNAEPPVRLARYAPLVSAAHADGDPAATEIVERAATLLAEMALAARDDGETTPVVLVGSVLGPASPVGEAVRAALRTATDAPVLGSDNGVLGAAWLAALDAFGPDIPRPKTGTVS